From the Euphorbia lathyris chromosome 6, ddEupLath1.1, whole genome shotgun sequence genome, one window contains:
- the LOC136232038 gene encoding NDR1/HIN1-like protein 2: MTTRKKPHHPPEKTHFLWWCAAIICSILTLAVIIAGIVIFVGYIVIHPRIPIISVVNAHLNRFQFDMGGVLVTQVSIDVRSENDNSKAHASFSRLNLTLIFDDMEIAHLVAGPYEVRKNDSVVFNFLPTAGPIPLDMNQQRDVDVAINEDLIKFGLKGDAKARWRVGPLGSFGFQCHLDCQLKFHRSNGSYIPKRCTSKAK, translated from the coding sequence ATGACCACCCGCAAAAAGCCCCACCATCCGCCAGAAAAAACGCACTTCCTCTGGTGGTGCGCCGCCATCATCTGCTCTATCCTAACCCTAGCCGTAATCATCGCCGGAATCGTAATTTTCGTCGGCTATATAGTAATTCACCCGAGAATTCCAATTATCAGCGTCGTTAATGCTCATCTGAATAGATTTCAGTTCGACATGGGAGGTGTTTTAGTAACTCAAGTAAGCATAGATGTTCGATCGGAAAACGATAACAGTAAGGCTCACGCGAGCTTTTCGAGGCTGAATCTGACCTTGATTTTCGATGATATGGAGATTGCGCATTTGGTGGCGGGGCCGTACGAGGTGAGGAAGAACGATTCCGTTGTGTTTAACTTTTTGCCGACGGCCGGACCGATTCCGTTGGATATGAATCAACAGAGAGATGTGGATGTGGCGATTAATGAAGATTTGATTAAGTTTGGTTTGAAAGGGGATGCGAAAGCAAGATGGAGAGTTGGACCTCTTGGTTCATTTGGATTTCAATGCCATTTGGATTGTCAGCTTAAGTTTCATAGATCTAATGGAAGCTATATACCTAAAAGATGCACTTCTAAGGCTAAATGa